A stretch of Blattabacterium cuenoti DNA encodes these proteins:
- a CDS encoding toprim domain-containing protein produces MKENLVIVESPIKAYTIQMFLGKNYHVVSSYGHLIDLPKKEIGIDIKKNFKPNYVILSKKKK; encoded by the coding sequence ATGAAAGAAAATTTAGTAATCGTTGAATCTCCTATAAAAGCTTACACTATACAAATGTTTCTTGGGAAAAATTATCATGTAGTATCTAGTTACGGACATCTTATAGATCTTCCTAAAAAAGAAATAGGAATTGATATTAAAAAAAATTTTAAACCTAATTACGTAATTCTATCTAAAAAAAAAAAATAG